DNA from Salvelinus namaycush isolate Seneca chromosome 6, SaNama_1.0, whole genome shotgun sequence:
ttgttgtcattactgcatagagttgttgtcattactgcatagagttgttgtcattactgcatagagttgttgtcattactgcatagagttgttgtcattactgcatagaggagttgtcattactgcatagaggagttgtcattactgcatagagttgttgtcattactgcatagagttgttgtcattactgcatagagttgttgtcattactgtatagagttgacattactgcatagagttgtcgtcattactgcatagagttgtcgtcattactgcatagagttgttgtcattactgtatagagttgtcgtcattactgcatagagttgtcgtcattactgcatagagttgtcgtcattactgcatagagttgtcgtcattactgcatagagttgtcgtcattactgcatagagttgtcgtcattactgcatagagttgtcgtcattactgcatagagttgtcgtcattactgcatagagttgttgtcattactgtatagagttgtcattactgcatagagttgtcgtcattactgtatagagttgtcattactgcatagagttgttgtcattactgtatagagttgttgtcattactgtatagagttgttgtcattactgtatagagttgtcattactgcatagagttgtcattactgtatagagttgtcattactgtatagagttgtcattactgcatagagttgttgtcattactgtatagagttgttgtcattactgcatagagttgttgtcattactgtatagagttgtcgtcattactgtatagagttgtcattactgcatagagttgttgtcattactgtatagagttgtcgtcattactgtatagagttgtcgtcattactgtatagagttgtcgtcattactgtatagagttgtcgtcattactgtatagagttgtcgtcattactgtatagagttgtcgtcattactgtatagagttgtcgtcattactgtatagagttgtcgtcattactgcatagagttgtcattactgtatagagttgtcattactgtatagagttgtcattagtgcatagagttgtcattactgcatagagttgttgtcattactgcatagagttgttgtcattactgtatagagttgtcattagtgcatagagttgtcattactgtatagagttgttgtcattactgcatagagttgtcattactgtatcATTACAAACTATTTTACATATCACACATTGGCTTGAGTTTAAAGTCAGTATAAGACTACACACTTCAGAACACATAAACAGAATGGAACACACAACCCcagacccccacacacacaccaacctacCAGATCCTCTATGATCTCCTGGATTCTTCGTTTGGCTGCCTCCACACAGTCCTTGGCCCCCTTCAGTGTGATGCGGTCGCTGTGAGTCCCGGTGCGGGGGAAGCTGACCGCCACACCGCCGTATTCCTCCGCCAGCTCCCTCAACACCTGGCCTCGCCGGCAGACAAAGTGCCGGTGGTGCCGCGTCTCCACAACCATGCTGTCCTCCACCACGTCgtcctgagagagaggggggagaagggacaggggggaggagggggaggaggaggggggtgggggtaaGAAGATGGGGGATCAGTAAAACAGAGGCGTAGAAAATAAAATGTGACCCCACTGAGCGTCGTAAATTAAAGACCAACAAAAAACAGAAACAGTTTCAAATTTTGAACATGTTAAGTTACTAGACTAGCTCCTCTGTTTAAAGCTTTTGCTTCTCTTTCTACCTACTGAGCATGAATCTGTTCCAACAGAAATGATCCGGACTAGTACCAGGTTTTTGACGAGTGTCTCCAGTTCTTTCTGGGCCAGTCTGACAGCCTCCTCCCTGCCTACGATGGTGATGAGCTCCTGCTCCTGCTCGTCGGGAGACGGGAAGATGATGCGAGCGCCCGTCCTGTCCCGCACACGACGGATGTTGACCCCGCCCTTTCCAATCAGGAACTTGTGGTACTCCGGCTTGGCCTGCAGCTCCGCCGTGAAGTTGTTCACTTGCTGTAAAacgaggagaaagaggagagaaagagagtagagacaAAAAGGAGAGGTGTAAGAGACTGGTGCTATTCAATCAAACCCCAAAATGTGAAAGCAATTCTTCCACATTCTGCCTAATTCATtaaggcagggggggggggggcagacctCCCtgccatttctcctttaccacctcctccctcaccttctcttcAGCCAGTTGTAGTAGCTGTCTCTtggccctctccacctccccggCGGGCCCTCTGATGGTCACCCTGTCTGACCCGGAGCCCTCGGAGGGAAAGTGGATGTGCACCCCGCCACAGTCCTCCATGACGGCCCGCACCAGGCAGCCCTTAGAGCCTATCAGAGAGTTGTGGAGCTTGGCCGGGATGGTCACCTCTGACTCCTTGATGttggcctggagagagagagaaaggaaggaagggagggagggggaatggTTGAATcatcaagacagagagagagagagagagagagagagagagagagagagagagagagagagagagagagagagagagagagagagagagagagagagagagagagagagagagacagaaagagagagaaaaagagagagacacttgagagagagagacacttgagagagagagacacttgagagagagagacacttgagagagagagacacttgagagagagagacacttgagagagagagacacttgagagagagagacacacttgagagagagagagacacttgagagagagagacacttgagagagagagacacttgagagagagagacacttgagagagagagacacttgagagagagagacacttgagagagagagacacttgagagagagagacacttgagagagagagacacttgagagagagagacacttgagagagagagacacttgagagagagagacacttgagagagagagacacttgagagagagagacacttgagagagagagacacttgagagagagagacacttgagagagagagacacttgagagagagagacacttgagagacttgagagagagagacacttgaGAGAGACActtgagagagagacatagagagatgCACACACAGTGTTCTCTCACCAGTTCTCTCTGGATGGCTAGGATCCTGTCTCTGGCTGCTTCACAGTGGTTCTTCCTCCCAGTGATCACTATCATCTCACTGTTACTGTTCTCTGTGGGCAGGTCAATCTTAGTGGTGGTCTCCTCACGGATCTGTGggacacacgcacatacacacgtcATAAGAATGGCATTCTTGTAACCAATaacctacatttaaaatgtatgtGTGGACACTTTAAAGTTAGACCAATATTTTGTGCTACTCTTCACACATTTCATCTCTCACCTTTTTGATGTTGGCGCCTCCTTTGCCGATGATGTTTTTGTGGAACTGTTTGAAgatggggatggagagggagaagctGTTCTCCATCTGAGAGAAAAACAAAAAGGAGCGGTGAGTAACCAGGAAGTGGTCCATTGTAAACAGGAAGTAATGCATGAATCAGTGAGGTCGTACCAGGTCTGCGATGAGTTTTGCCAGAAACTTGGCACACTTCTCCACCTCGTTCTTGGGCCCTCTCAACTGCACAATGTCACTCTTCTGAGCCGGGTCAGGGAAATTGATCATGACCTGAAAGAGAGCGTCCAAAATAAGTCAGATTTCACACTAGAATGGGAAGTTATACTCCTAAAATCATTAaagggacaaaaaaaaaaaagttgaaccTTGTTACCTCTGGGAACTTATCCCGGACCTCTTTGATCTTCTCCCCTTTCTGGCCGATGATGGCGCGGTGGAACTTCTGCTCCACAATCAACTCTTTGGTACGCTCGTTCTCCTGCCCAGGGGGGAAAAGAACAGTTGTCACCATTGAATATGGACTCCGTCCAAGTTGCCGGGTCATTATCCCAAATGAATGGGAGAGGTTGGCACCCCCCCATACacccccgtccgtccgtccgtccgtccgtcctcACCATCCTCTGTGCCATCTCCATCAGCTCCCTGCGTGCCAGCTGCACCCCCTTGGGGTCACCCTCGATCCGGACCAGGCCGCTTCGATCCGGCTCCTGGGGGATCCACACCGACACCTTGTACTGCTCTTTAATCCGGTTAACTGAAAAACACAGCATGGGATTTACATGGCTATATattagaaagagtgtgtgtgtgtgtgtgtgtgtgtgtgtgtactcactgtTGGCTCCGTTCTTGCCGATGAGGTGTCTGTGAAAGCGCTGGTCTATGTTGACGTCAGTGTAGTCCATCCTCACCAGCTTAACACGAGGAAACAGGGTTTACATGTTAGAGTAGACGGCCTGGTTCCTTGCAAGATGTCCTCATATCTAGGGAGTTTCTGTACGTTGGTGGGTTAGGACTGGGCTGCTGTTAATGCATGTGGAAAAGGTGTCATTTGAACAAAACGTATTGAGCGATACATTGATATtgatcagttgtgtgtgtgtgtgtgagagtgagacgGCGACATGCAGCTCCGCGGTGGGAACTAGGTGCCGTCACGCAGCTCCGCGGTGGGAACTAGGTGCCGTCACGCAGCTCCGCGGTGGGAACTAGGTGCCGTCACGCAGCTCCGCGGTGGGAACTAGGTGCCGTCACGCAGCTCCGCGGTGGGGGCCGAACTCACCAGGTCTCTGATGATGTCTTGTATCTGAACCTGGGCCTGCTCCACCTCCTCCGTGGGGCCCTCCAGGCATATCCGCTCCTCGCCGTCTGTGAACTCAATGTGAACCTAAACAcacaggggttaaaggtcaggggtcAAGCCACTTAAAGGGGTCATCTGGTTCTGGCTCCCTCCACATGTCAGCTCAGTGAACTAAGTGTGTCTCAATGTAGCTAGGGAGGTAAAGAGCTTGAATCCCTGGAGTGCAGCAGGTATATCAGGCTTTTTAAGAGTAAtccataagtagtgcactatacagggattGGTTGGCGCTACTGACAGACATGAGTCTGAGCCAAGCACTTCTCAGGCGGGTGGGTGTTGTTGTTAACCACCTAAACATATAAAGTCATGTTTCTTCCTGCAACCAAATATTTTGCCATATCCctcgctccatctctcccctatcccgcctctctctccaattctctctccatcccgtctctcactctctcatgtctctctctctctcacacaccttggGTAGCTGCTGTGTGATGCGTCCGATGTTCTGTCCCTTCTTTCCGATGATGAAGCGATGGAGCCAGGCCGGGGCTGTCACCTCCACCACCATCGCACTCTTGGCCTGCAGACAGAGAGGCAATCAGGATCAGACACACACGCTGtacatctctctcacacatgaTTAATAAACTACTTGACTTGTTGATTAAAAACAGACAACAAATCAGCAAACGAGACaatcgctcctctcctctcccacttcctcctcctcctccaatcaCCTTGGCGTAGACCTGTGTGAGTGCAGGGCCCAGCTTGTCCGGCTCGCCCCTCAGGATGATGGTCTCCGAGCAGGAGTCCATCGGAGGCATCTCCACAGAAACCCCAGTGGTCTCCATGATCTCATGCAAGCTGTTGCCTTTAGGCCCCACAATGTACTTGTGCTGCGACTTCTTCACCTCCACTGAGATGGTGGTGGTCTTTCTCTTCTGGAGGACGTAGGGAAGGTgaggaagggggaggaagaggaagggagaggaacggggaggggtgacagaggggaaaggaaagagatTTGAGATTGGCAGACAAAAAAAGAGAGACGAAgtgtgcatgagagagagagagtgtgtagagagagagtggagagagagtggagagagtgtAGAGTAGAAAGAGAgtgtagagtggagagagagagagtgtagagtaGAGAGTctcagatacagtacagtattatgcAGTAAAGTACCATTAGCATTCCCATCCTATTGTCTTTCCCTTCCACTAGAATCCATACCCATTATCTCTGCCTGCTCTGTATCACCAACCCACCACAGTTCCACTGTAGCACAATGTCTCCTTCTCTTCGTCCTCTCTATGGTTCTCTGCACGGTCCTCCATCCATCCTTTACACACTCACTTTCCCTCACCATGAACCTCTATTGTCTAACACCGTCTGTTTCTGTGAAATCGTGTCTAAGACGCACAAATCCATACAGACCAGCATCAACCATAACGCCCCCAGGCTGTGCACAGGCACACAGAGGGAGAAAAATCTGTTAGTTTTGATGTTCTGTGATTGACTGCTGTTTTGTAGGTTCCTACAGTGTTTAGCTAGCATGCCGGTGTAATTTATTGTATAGTGGTTCCTAAGCAACCCGCTCCCTCTCAAACCCAACCTTAACATCAAACACTGACAAAAGGTAAGTCAATGTCATTCAGTGATACATTTGATGGATATTATGTGAAGATGTCGGGTTCGGGTCagctctcgctctcacacacacacacacacacacacaccttctcgtCGTAGATGGCCCGTATGCGGCTGATGGCGAGGGCGACAGCCTCCTTCTCCCCGGTGATGACGATCTCGTCCTTGTGCAGGCTGGGCGGGGGGATGCTGACGCGGGCCCCTGTCTCTTGACACAGTTCCTGGACCAGACGGTTGTAGGCCCCAGCGATGAACGGGTGGAACACCTTCTCCAGGGAGAGACGCTCCACTGCTCGCttgtcctggaggagaggagatggagaaaaaTATAAAACGATCAAGTAttgtatgacacacacacacacacatatctacaCCATACGTAATCATATCAACATGGGTATTTTTGTCTGGGTTTCATGCCATATCATTAGCAGGGCTGTGGCGATACCAGCAACGCAATTTTATTCCATGGCAAAAAATGAAAACATGACACGGACCATTCTCTTTTTGTCCTttagtatgtaaaaaaaaaaattaacataTAGCTCAAGGCTGAAGCGTctctgtcatcatcatcatcatttttCCCTTTGACCCCTGGCCCCCTCTGACCTGTTCGGCTGATATCAGCAGTATCTCGTGACGAGCCTTCTCGATGCCCTCCTTGGTGCCTGTGATTCTGATGTTGAGGCTGGGGTCGTCGGGTCGGGGGATGGCGATCTTCGTGGCCGTTTTCAGCTCCAGCTCCTGGAGTTTCTCACCGTTCTTACCGATCACAAACCGGTGGTGCTCTTTGGGGATGGCCACCGTGGCCGAAGCCTGGGAACAAGGGAGGGGAggatgggtggagggagggagggaggagggatggagggagagagaaacacgaATGTATATCGCAATAACAATAAATATGATCGGTATGACATTAGATATATCGCCCAACCCTAAGCTGATCATGGAGAGCCTTTATAACGTTATGCACCTGGAAATGGAGATTGGGTTTAAAAACTCAAAttgaaaaactaaaatctgaACCTGTGTCTGCAGCCGAGACACGATCTCCTTACGGGCCTTCATGACAGAGTCCAGTTTCCCAGTGACCATGATGGAGAGGCCCTGGTCCTTGGCCAGCGACAGCTCGATGTGAGCCTCCGTCCGCTGCATGATGTCCAGGCACACCTTGGCCTCCTCGCCCCCGTCACCAAACTGGCTGTTGTCCTTGTAGCGCCGCTCCTCCAGGGGCACGTTGAACAcctgggagaaggaggaggaggggggagaaggtgGTATGATGCTGAGGCCACAACAGACTCTGTTGTACGTGTGCTTCGACATACGTGCCCGTTACCTGGGTGATGACAGAGGCTTTGATGGGTCTGATCTTGGAGCCCCACGCCCCTGCAGGCTCTCCAGACTTGTCCCCCGGAGCTCCCTTATTCTCCGGGAGCGGAGGGAAGGCCTCCAGGTAGGTGGGGATATAGGCCTCATCCTCGGGTACACCGCCTTgaaggaggggagggatggacggatggagagagcgacagagacatgGAAATAGAGGGGTAGAAACAAAGGCAGAAAGAGAGATTAATGCAACCTCAAAGGCAGAAAAAGTCAAAACCGACACTCAAAACACAATCCAAAATCCACACAGACTAAGCTATAGCCTAAAAGTGTTTTCTTGTCCAGAGGTTACATTAAAATACATCAGTCCTCTAAGCTATCCTAACGCAGAAGGCGTAAAAGAAAGTTCCCACATTCTGTTTTAAGCGGAAAAGGAAGCTTGGTTGAAGAATGCTGTATCCCTGAAAACAGGAAGCATTCGGGTTAAAACAGAATGAGGCAACTCCAATAAGGGTGAGTAAATAAGAGTCTCTTCACTGGTCCCAGACCAGTATAATACCTGTCATCTCCTGGTCTTTGATCCCGCTGCGGTGCTCGGCAAAGCTCTCCGGGGTCAACACAGCCACAGAGCTCATGGTTCAAGAGTGATTCCACTGGAAGAGAAGGTGAAGAAGACACAGAAAGAGGGTAGTATTAAACGCTGAGCCATACGTTTGTGGTCCCAAACTGCTTCCTCAAGTGTGACAGCCCACCATAAATACCGACTGGAGCCAATTATTTGATCATTAATAGCCTGATAAGAGTTCTCTCTAGACCAACCCCTCTCCTCATATACTGCACTTTCTTTATAATTTAGGCCTACTGTTCCTTCTCCAGTATTATATCCTCAGTGGGTTTCTAGTCCCAGAATAGAGAGCGACTCCCACTAGGGCAGTGGTTTAGCACCTGAGATTCAGCACCAATTAAAACCACACGCACCTTGATGGAAAATGCATCGACTAAAACACATCTGTAGGCTAAACCTTGAGTTACAACAGATTTACGGTTTCGATCTCGTGAAGGAAAAACAGAGATAACGTATAATGGAAGACATGCGTTTAAACTTTGTGCCAATAGCTAGCCACCTTTCCTGGCCAGAGAGACCCGCACTCACCTGCAAAAGGTCAGTTACCAGAGAGTCCGTCCTGTTGGTGGCTACCGTAATCGCTTCAGTGGGAGTCTGTGGGTTTGGTCCTGGAGGGAAAGACAGTGACATACAGAGGATAGAACAATCAAATGCACAGTGTGGGGGCTGGTCAAAACAATACTAACAAACACAGAGGGGAAAACACTGACAAGCAAAGATTTATCAAATACACCTTTCATCTTCCTCTCTGGCTtactcccttctccttccccatcccccgtctttctctctctctctctcgctctctcagacacacacaccaaaacaacaagctccctcacCCCCCAACCCCAGTGACTTTGTTAGCCCTCAAGAGTAGGAACCAGGCCCCTGCTGTGGTGGTTCATGTCCAGAGCCAGCAGGAGCAGCAGTAAATAGATGGTACTATGGTTAGACTCCCGTTCTCTTCTCCCCCTGTTCTGGTTCCTTCCCTGGacacctgtgtgtatgtgtgtgtgtgtgtgtgtgtgtgtgtgtgtgtgtgtgtgtgtgtgtgtgtgtgtgtgtgtgtgtgtgccctgaaGACCTGACAGCCTAATTGGCCCCTCTGCCTGGGAGCAGAAAGGAGCACCAACTACCTTCCGCTGGGATGAGActcacagtgcacacacacacacacacacacacacacacacacacacacacacacatacacctctgAGCTTTAAGCTTAAATCTGATCAACAGAATTGTTGACATGCAAACAGAGTTAACAAACAGGATTGGGGTCATGATAAACCAAACcaacaacacaaaacacattgttcactacgtgtaacacacacacacacgcacacacacaccaagtggGTAGTGAACTAGTACAGTGCTGAATAATGCGCATACATAACTAAGCATTTATTGTTTCATCCATGATAGCTAGCCAATTTTGTGCTAGGTAGCTTGCTACAGTATGTTACCTTACTAGCTACATAATGAACAtaagctagctactgtaactaacgTTAGGCATTCAGCGAACTAACAGTCAGGCTGACTGGCTAACGTTGACTGATAATCGGCTAACAAGCCTGCTATAATGTATAtggattagctagctaacattagctcaCTAGCTAGCCAGACAGATAACGGTAACAGTATTTTGCATCGCTAGCTGTACTGTTactttagctggctagctaactctagctggtgttgttacacattttatagctactgtactgtacattgttGTGATCATGTTCTCCACAATACTTGCAATCTCTTACATTGAAATGACATATTGTATAACAACACACATATTCTAACGTGTAAGTAATCGTACCTTGTAAGACGAAATTTAAATGCTCTTCAATTTGACGGGTGATGTAAACACACGCTCCCTCACACATTCAACCACTGATTGGTCTGAAAGCGTTTCCCTAGCGGCGGAGGGGTTTCCACGTACGGTTAGTGCTATACGGAATCATTGGGAcgtccttaccctaaccctaaccttacccttGCCCTAACCCTTATCGTTACCCTTGCCCTAAACCTTATCCTAACATTATAagctgggtggttcgagcccagaatgctgattggctgacgtGGTATattagaccgtataccacgggtatgacaacttttatttgtactgctctaattgcgttggtaaccagttcataacagcaataaggcacctcaggggtttgtggtatatggccaatataccacggctaaggtctGTATCTAGGCGCTCTGTATTgcatcgtgcataagaacagcttttagccgtggtatattggccatataccacacctcctcgggctttattgcttaaataaccccTTGAACCGTAACACTAACGTAACCgctttaaatgtcaacttcaaagGAGTGACGTCAGAGTTGGGACGTCCCAAGAACGCCGTTTAGACATTTATTTTCACGCACACAACGTCAACCCAAAGTAAACACCACTCCCTCACCACTGAAAAGCCGCAGTATCTTCTCGCGGCAGGAGTAGCTACGCTAGTTAAATAGAGCCTTCTCTGCCTAACTACGTATTTCATTCTATGCCATGGAAAAAAAATGCATTACATACGTACTAGGCTACGTATTgcattttctctctccattcatAAATTATCCATTGCATATACAATGTATGTGATCAAATTATTTATGATTAGGAAAATGCACAAATCCCACAGCACTTTATGAAGAGATGCTTTGCCTCCACATTCTGAAAATTAGGCAATTTTTCAGATTGCTATGTAAGTGACCGGATCTACTTCTCATTCATGGTAAACAGTCTTTTATTTTAAACACAAACTGCATAAATGAATAGCACTTTATAAATATTTGGAAAACATGGTTTCAATGTTTAAAGTGTGACAATAACAAATATAATGAATGgctattcaataaaaaaaaagcaTAGAATAACCAAGACTGGACTATAACCCAATAGATTATTATGAGTATGATATACAGTCAAAAATACAGTGTAAACGTTTCCACAGACTCCAGATTATTGAATTGTTACAAAAGAAGAGAGtagtaaacaaaacaaaaaaatgaatCGTGGCTAAAGGCAATGTCGAGGGGCGGGACAAGAGACAGACACTCTCACCAGGAACTCCCTCTTGAGCACCTGTCAATTTGTGCACCTGCATGGAAGGAAATGAATAAGCATTACACAGCAAATCATCTGCGTCTATGCAATTCTGAATTATGGCAATAAGAGACCTATAGTCATACAAAAAGAAAGAGAAGACCAATATTATAAAAAAGTAGGACTATTTAAAAGGAGTTAGGCTATTTAGTAAGTCCTGAAAATGTTGCGGAAGCACTTCTATTATAATATCTCTCCaccagtgtgtcagtgtgttgttTTGAAAGGGTGTTTACTCTATTGAAAGAGCGAGTTGTGTTCAGTTTGTGTTGTGTGAgatgagagggagacagaggaaagagagggtgGAGAAATCTCGGGGGGGGGCACAACCCCACACCCGCAGGCCCACGCACGCGAACGCAAGCAGGAAACAAAGAACTGGCAATGATGAAATCGCTCCCGAACCGCATACTAGGATCTACAGCGAAACAATAAAGAATACTCAGAGAACACTATAGTTCGTTGTGTTATTATTATCGTGTATGTTTAGACTACATTGTATTTTATGGATTTCCCATTTTTGTGGAATTATTGAAGTTGATGCATAATCTGACTAGTGTAGCCGCGACTGATTAAATATACTTGTTTTTTTAATCGGAGGACGATTTATAATCGTTGACAGTGGTTTTGGCAAGGCAACAATTTTACATGAACTGGATTGTCGTTGGATGATTGTTTACGGACGTGGATGCGAATCTACTGGTGAGTAGCATGCACTTGATTCACTGTCTGGCTGCCTACGATTTTGACAGTAGTTTGACAAAATCAATTAACATATCAAATGTTGTAGTTACATTTGTGTCACTTCAATTCAGATTGCAAGATTTTATTGCATACATGGTCCAACACAGTATATATATGTTTTTCGTTTACAGTTTTTTATTAATTAACAATTTTCATAAACTTAAAGGTTTGAaacatgaatatgaatatttttgGGGTGTAAAAATGTAACTACGaggcagtgtttgtgtgtgtgtgtttcctttcAAAACACACCTTTTTCCGCTCTTCCCGACAAACAGACATAGAGAGACGACATTGTTTATAATGGCTATTGTCAGTTCTTCCCTAGACGCTGTGTCCAGTGCTCTAGATTTCTCTTCCTAAAGCCCCCGTCCTGTGACACTTAAGAGCAGATggccatatacatacacacacacacacacacacacacacacacacacacacacacacacacacacacacacacacacacacacacacacacacacacagcatgcctGTGGTTAATGGATGGAGGTCCACTAAAGCACTTAGGATCGTCAGCTGGACTGCCAAACTGGAAGGATAACACAATGAAAATCAATCTTAAAAAACTGAGTGGGTCGGTGCACACTGGGGCTCTCCAGGATTGATTGAGAGATACAATGGCTGAACGTTTTGACAGAGTGAAAGACTGGCCTAGTGACCTAGACATGATAGCATgtagcctgtctgcctgcctgcctgaaaCACAGGAGAATGCTGCTATTGACTGAAACAGGT
Protein-coding regions in this window:
- the hdlbpb gene encoding vigilin produces the protein MSSVAVLTPESFAEHRSGIKDQEMTGGVPEDEAYIPTYLEAFPPLPENKGAPGDKSGEPAGAWGSKIRPIKASVITQVFNVPLEERRYKDNSQFGDGGEEAKVCLDIMQRTEAHIELSLAKDQGLSIMVTGKLDSVMKARKEIVSRLQTQASATVAIPKEHHRFVIGKNGEKLQELELKTATKIAIPRPDDPSLNIRITGTKEGIEKARHEILLISAEQDKRAVERLSLEKVFHPFIAGAYNRLVQELCQETGARVSIPPPSLHKDEIVITGEKEAVALAISRIRAIYDEKKRKTTTISVEVKKSQHKYIVGPKGNSLHEIMETTGVSVEMPPMDSCSETIILRGEPDKLGPALTQVYAKAKSAMVVEVTAPAWLHRFIIGKKGQNIGRITQQLPKVHIEFTDGEERICLEGPTEEVEQAQVQIQDIIRDLLVRMDYTDVNIDQRFHRHLIGKNGANINRIKEQYKVSVWIPQEPDRSGLVRIEGDPKGVQLARRELMEMAQRMENERTKELIVEQKFHRAIIGQKGEKIKEVRDKFPEVMINFPDPAQKSDIVQLRGPKNEVEKCAKFLAKLIADLMENSFSLSIPIFKQFHKNIIGKGGANIKKIREETTTKIDLPTENSNSEMIVITGRKNHCEAARDRILAIQRELANIKESEVTIPAKLHNSLIGSKGCLVRAVMEDCGGVHIHFPSEGSGSDRVTIRGPAGEVERAKRQLLQLAEEKQVNNFTAELQAKPEYHKFLIGKGGVNIRRVRDRTGARIIFPSPDEQEQELITIVGREEAVRLAQKELETLVKNLDDVVEDSMVVETRHHRHFVCRRGQVLRELAEEYGGVAVSFPRTGTHSDRITLKGAKDCVEAAKRRIQEIIEDLEAQVSVEVAVPQRYHRAVMGPKGCRIQQITRDYEVQVKFPERDDNANNTAGQEPPRENGDASPEAEFVLRKCDVITISGRTEKCELAKIALLALVPVTEDVEVSFELHRYIIGQKGSGIRKMMEEYEVNIWVPQPEQQSDVIKVTGQVANVERAKSGLLERVKELQAEQEDRALRSFKVSISVDPKFHPKIIGRKGVVISQIRKDHDVNVQFPDKGDEQQDVIVISGYERNTEEARSAIELLVSTLQEMVSHDVHLDPRTHARIIGARGKAIRKTMEEFKVDIRFPQPGSEDPGRVTVTGLPESVDNAVDHLLNLEEEHMLSVTETETMAAYMKPPSRYGGGGGGGGGDISGGAAKGFVVRDAPWNDTAPDMSNAEDFPTFGAGLAPKQTSAWGPKKF